The stretch of DNA AAGAGCTGGTGCGGGTGCTGACCGCCGCCGTGCAGTTCACGGGGCAAGCGCAGACCGCCGCCGGTGGTTGGGGCTACGTCTCGGCGAAGGACGGCAACGGCTTCGACGAGGGCTCGACGACCGTCACCCAGGTGCAGGGGCTGCGTGGCTGTCGGAACGCGGGCATCCCGGTGCCGAAAAAGATCATCGACAGCGCGGTCGGTTACATCCACGGCTGCACGATGGCTGATGGCGGAGTGCAGTACAGCACGAAAGGCGGCAACGGCCGCCCCGCGATCACGGCCGCGGCGATCGCCTGCTTGTACGAGGCGGGGAGCTACGACGACGGCTTCGTGCCGCGGATGAAGGAGTACTGCCGTCAGCGCCTGGTGGGCGACGACGCCGGCGCGCAGGGACACTGGCACTACGCCAATTTCTACTACTCGCAGGTGCAGTACCGTGAAGGGGGCGAAACGTGGGACGAGTACCGCCGCGGCACGTACGCCAAGCTGATCGCCGACGCGACGCCCGTCGAGACGCCTCTCGGCCCCGGCTACCGCTGGAACCAGGGTTACATCGGACCGGTGTACACCACCGCGCTCAACTTGATCATGCTGCAGCTGGATGAAGCGTGTTTGCCGATTTACCAGCGGTGAGGTAGTTGTTGAGTTGAAACCATCGAAGAGACAAGGAGCCGGAACGCGTCAGCGCCCGGAGTCGCAGCGGGGACACGGATGGCAAACGAGCACCCGGGCTCACTGCGGGCGCTAACGCGTTCCGGCTCCCTAAGATCACAGAAACCAATCGTTTTTCGATCTGAGATACGAATGACCCACGACGATCCATCGCTCGCCGACTCGGAGCGGCTCCGTCAGACCGCGGACAAGATCCGCGAGCAGCTCGCCAAGGTGATCGTGGGGCAAGAGGAAGTGATCGACCTGTTGTTGATCTCGGTCTTCTGCCGCGGGCATTGTTTGCTGGAAGGCGCGCCGGGGTTGGCGAAGACGTTGCTGGTGAGCTCGCTGTCGAAGACGCTCGGCCTCACTTACAGCCGCATCCAGTTCACGCCCGACCTGATGCCGGCCGACATCATCGGCACCGAGATTATCGAAGAGGACCGCGCCACGGGGCGCCGCGACCTGCGGTTCATCGCGGGGCCGATCTTCTCGCACGTGATCCTCGCCGACGAGATCAACCGCACGCCGCCGAAGACGCAGTCCGCTCTGCTCGAGGCGATGCAGGAGCGGCATGTCACGGTGGGCCGCATTCGGCGTGAGATCGGGCACCCCTTCTTCGTGCTCGCGACGCAAAACCCGATCGAGCAAGAGGGAACCTACCCCCTTCCCGAGGCGCAGCAAGACCGCTTCATGTTCAAGGCGATGGTCCGCTACCCGACCTTCGAGGAAGAGATGGAGGTCGCCCGCCGCACCACCGCCGGCGAGTCGGCCGAGATCGAGGCGGTCTCCGGCGTCGAAGAGATTGTCGCGCTGCAGAAGCTGGTGCGCACGGCCCCGATCGGCGACGACCTAGTGCGTTACGCGGTCGCGCTGGTGCGCGGCTCGCGCGTCGGCGAGCCCGACGCCGCTGCCGACGTCGCCAGCCGGCTAGCGTGGGGCGCCGGGCCACGGGCCGTGCAGTTCTTGATCCTCGGCGCGAAGGCGCGGGCGCTGATGGCGGGCCGGCCGTGCGTGGCGATGGACGACCTGCAGGCGCTCGCCAAGCCCGTGCTGCGGCACCGGCTGCTGCTCAATTTCCAGACCGAGAGCGAGGGGCTCACCGCCGACGACGTGATCGACGGCCTCTTGACCGCCACGCCAACCCGTGACGAGAGCCTCAGGGATGACCCCCGGTTCCGCGGCGTCCTCGCCGGCTAACGGCGGCGCGCGAGCGTCGTCCCAGCAGCACTCGCTCCCCGAGGTGATCAAACGCCTCGGCCGGCTTGAGGTCCGCGCGGCGCGGGTCGTGGACGGCTTCCTCAACGGCCGGCACAGCAGCCCTTTCTTGGGGCGTTCGCTCGAGTTCCGTGAGCACCGCCAGTACACGGCCGGCGACGACCTGCGGCACGTCGATTGGAAGGCGTGGGGCCGGCAGGACCGGCTGTTCGTCAAGCAGTACGAGGAAGAGACCAACCTCCGCGCGACGCTGCTGGTGGACACGTCGGCGAGTATGGCGTTCAAGGGTTCGCATGACGCGATGAGCAAGCACGAGTACGCCGCCACCGCGGCGTGCGTGCTCGCTTACTTGCTCACCGCGCAGCACGACGCGGTGGCGTGCCGCGCGTTCGCCGGCGACGTGATCGAAGAGACGCCGCACCGCATGGGCCGCATCCAAGTGGCGGCGATCTCGGACTTGCTTACCGCGTCGCTCGAAAAGCCCGGCGAAGGATCGAAGACCGACCTGTCGGGGCTCTTGCGATCAACAGCGGACACGATCCCGCGGCGCGGCGTCGTCGTGCTGTTGTCGGACCTGCTCTGCCCGCTCGAGGGCCTCGACGCGGGGCTCGGGCTGCTGCGGTCGAAAGGGATCGACGTGGTCGTCATGCAGCTGCTGTCGGACGACGAGGTCGACTTCCCGCTCGACGGCGCCACGCGCTTCGTCGCGTTGGAGGGCGGAGTCGAACTCGACGCCAACCCGCGGGCGCTGCGCAAGGAGTACCTTGAAGCGCTGCAACGCCACCTCGACACGGCCGAGACCGCCTGCGCGCGGCACGGCGCCGACTACCGGCTGATCCGCACCAGCCAACCGCTCGACGCGGTGCTGGTGGCGCTACTGTCGAGCCGGATGCGCGGGCCGCGGAGACGATAAAAATTCCCCTCCCCCGGCACGGGGGAGGGGCTAGGGGAGGGGGTGAAGCGGGTACCAACTTCGCCTCCTCCCCTAACCCCTCCTCCTGAAGGAGGAGGGGGATAAGAAAAGCAAACGAACAAACCATCGCGTGACGTTTACCTATCCATCGCTGGCTATCGCGGGCGCGCTGTTGGCGTGCCTGCCGATCGTCATTCACTTGCTGAACCGGCGGCGCCGGCGGCGGGTGGAGTGGGCGGCGATGGACTTCTTGCTGCAGAGCGATCGCAAGAACCGCACGTGGGTGCAGCTCAGCGAGTGGCTGTTGCTCGCCGCGCGCGTCGCCGCCATTGCCCTCGTTGGCGTGTTGGCGGCGAGCCCCAAGACGCTCGACCTGCTGCGGGGGTTCTTCGGCGCCGATCGGGCCCGACACGTCGTGCTGCTCGACGACACGTGCAGCATGCAGCGGCGTGGCCCGGGGGGCGCGGCGTGGGACGAAGCGATCGCCGCGATCGATCGGCTCGCCGACGCGGCCCGGCAGAGCGGCGATGAGCTGATGGTCGTTCGCTACGTCGATACGTTTGTCGGCGGTGACGTCGCCAAGGTCGTTGGCGCCGACGCCGCGAGCGACCCGGCGGCGTGGCGGCCGACGCATGCACAGGCTTTGCCGACCGCCGGAATGGAAGATGTCGCCCGTCTCTGCGAAGCGGCGCCGTCGGGCGATCGCACGTACGCGTACGTCTTTTCCGATTTCGCCGAGCGCTCGCACGCCGCCGATGGCGACTGGGCGCCTCTGGTGGACCGGCTCGGCGAGATGGCGGACGGCGTGGTCCTGGCGGCTTGCAACGACGCCGGTGGCGCGAACTTGGCGGTCGAGTCGGTGACCCTCGCGCCGGGGCCGCTCGCGGCGGGCGTCGAAACGCGGCTGGTGGTGGAGGTGGTGAACCACAGCGACGTGCCGGCGCCCGCGGTCGCGTTGACGCTGCGTCGCAACGGTCAGCCACTGACCGCCGTGCAGGTGGGGCCCTTCACCGCTGGCGAACGCCGCACCGTCGAGTCGCCCGTCACGTTCCAGGGCGTCGGCCTGCACACGGTTGATGCGACGTTGCCGACCGACGCGCTGCCGGCGGACGACGAGGGCTGGCTCTTCGTCGAAGTGCCCGCGTCGCAGCCGGTGCTGCTGGTGGACGACAGCGAGTCGGGCGTTGAGTCGCGCGTGTTCGCGGCGGCGCTGCGGCCGGTCGGCTCGACGCGGAGCGGCTGGGCGCCACGCCGCGTTGAAGGCCTCAGCGAGGAGCGTCTCGCCGACGCCGCCGCGGTGGTGCTGCTGGATGCCGAGCGGCTCAGCGAACTGCAAACGCAGCGGTTGCGCGACTACGTCGCCGATGGCGGCGGCGTGTGGATGGTGATCGGGCCACGGACGGACGCGGCGTGGTTCAACCAACGCGTCGCCGGCGTGCTGGCGGGCGAGAACGCGTTGACGCCCTGGCGGCTGGGGCCGGCGATCTCGGGGCCCGTCGTCGCGCCGGGGCAGCCGGCGCTCGAAGCCGCCGACCATCCCGCGGTGCGCGTGCTCGCCGGCAAGCAGAACGGTTTCCTGCCGCTCGTCCGCCTCGTGGCGCAGCGGCGATTGGCGACGAGCGATGAGTCACCGACCGTGCGCAACGTCGCGACGAGCGCCGAGTCGGGATACGAAGTCTTACTGAAACGAGTCGACGGCGAGCCGCTGCTGCTGGAGAACCGTTTCGGAGCCGGGCGCGTTGTTGCTTTGCTGACGACCACGGCGACCGGGTCGGGCGGCAGCGAACCTTGGAGCAACCTGGCGACGCTGCCGATCTTCCCGGTGATGGCGAACGACGTGGTCGGCTGGCTCTCGCAAGAGCGGCTGCGGCCGCTGGCGGAAGCGATCGTGACGGCGAAGGGCGAGGCCCCGCCGCGATCGTCGCTGGTGAGTTGGGTGGCGGGCGGCGACCTCGTTGAGGCGACGCCGCTCGGGCAGGCCGCGCCGCTGACGCCTTCGCGACCTGGCGCCTATCGCCGGGTGCTGGGGGGCGTCGAAGAGCGGCCCTTCGCGGCGCGGGTCCATCCCGACGAGAGCGACCTGCGATCGCCGTCGCTTGCCGTGCTGAGTGACCGCTGGGGGAGCGTCGCGCGGGTCGGTCGGGCGGGCGAGATGTTCCGCGACGCGCCGACTCCCGCCAGCCGCACGCCGCTCTACTTCGCCGCCGCGGTGCTGCTGGCGACGCTCGCCGGCGAGCGGCTGCTGGCGTACCGCAATAGCTACGTTGGATCGGCTTCCACCGGCGCCGCGCCAAAGGGGGCGATATGACCGTCTACGACGCCGCCGGCTACAGCGCGCTGTCCGAATCGTCGGGATGGACGGTGGCGCTGGCCGCGCTCTTGATCGGCGCCGTCGCGCTGGCGGCGGTGTGCGGTTGGCGTGAACGGCGGATGGCCCCGCGGGGTTGGGTGACGCTGCTCGGGCTGCGACTCCTCGCCATCGCGGCGGTCGGCCTCGTGATTGCAGGGGTCGAACGCCGGCCGCTGAGCGAACAAGAAGTCCCGTCGCGGGTCGTCGTGCTGGTCGATCGCAGCGCGAGCATGGAGCTGCCCGCAACCGACGAG from Botrimarina mediterranea encodes:
- a CDS encoding AAA family ATPase, which gives rise to MTHDDPSLADSERLRQTADKIREQLAKVIVGQEEVIDLLLISVFCRGHCLLEGAPGLAKTLLVSSLSKTLGLTYSRIQFTPDLMPADIIGTEIIEEDRATGRRDLRFIAGPIFSHVILADEINRTPPKTQSALLEAMQERHVTVGRIRREIGHPFFVLATQNPIEQEGTYPLPEAQQDRFMFKAMVRYPTFEEEMEVARRTTAGESAEIEAVSGVEEIVALQKLVRTAPIGDDLVRYAVALVRGSRVGEPDAAADVASRLAWGAGPRAVQFLILGAKARALMAGRPCVAMDDLQALAKPVLRHRLLLNFQTESEGLTADDVIDGLLTATPTRDESLRDDPRFRGVLAG
- a CDS encoding DUF58 domain-containing protein, giving the protein MTPGSAASSPANGGARASSQQHSLPEVIKRLGRLEVRAARVVDGFLNGRHSSPFLGRSLEFREHRQYTAGDDLRHVDWKAWGRQDRLFVKQYEEETNLRATLLVDTSASMAFKGSHDAMSKHEYAATAACVLAYLLTAQHDAVACRAFAGDVIEETPHRMGRIQVAAISDLLTASLEKPGEGSKTDLSGLLRSTADTIPRRGVVVLLSDLLCPLEGLDAGLGLLRSKGIDVVVMQLLSDDEVDFPLDGATRFVALEGGVELDANPRALRKEYLEALQRHLDTAETACARHGADYRLIRTSQPLDAVLVALLSSRMRGPRRR
- a CDS encoding BatA domain-containing protein, whose product is MTFTYPSLAIAGALLACLPIVIHLLNRRRRRRVEWAAMDFLLQSDRKNRTWVQLSEWLLLAARVAAIALVGVLAASPKTLDLLRGFFGADRARHVVLLDDTCSMQRRGPGGAAWDEAIAAIDRLADAARQSGDELMVVRYVDTFVGGDVAKVVGADAASDPAAWRPTHAQALPTAGMEDVARLCEAAPSGDRTYAYVFSDFAERSHAADGDWAPLVDRLGEMADGVVLAACNDAGGANLAVESVTLAPGPLAAGVETRLVVEVVNHSDVPAPAVALTLRRNGQPLTAVQVGPFTAGERRTVESPVTFQGVGLHTVDATLPTDALPADDEGWLFVEVPASQPVLLVDDSESGVESRVFAAALRPVGSTRSGWAPRRVEGLSEERLADAAAVVLLDAERLSELQTQRLRDYVADGGGVWMVIGPRTDAAWFNQRVAGVLAGENALTPWRLGPAISGPVVAPGQPALEAADHPAVRVLAGKQNGFLPLVRLVAQRRLATSDESPTVRNVATSAESGYEVLLKRVDGEPLLLENRFGAGRVVALLTTTATGSGGSEPWSNLATLPIFPVMANDVVGWLSQERLRPLAEAIVTAKGEAPPRSSLVSWVAGGDLVEATPLGQAAPLTPSRPGAYRRVLGGVEERPFAARVHPDESDLRSPSLAVLSDRWGSVARVGRAGEMFRDAPTPASRTPLYFAAAVLLATLAGERLLAYRNSYVGSASTGAAPKGAI